Proteins encoded together in one Leptospira congkakensis window:
- a CDS encoding DUF445 domain-containing protein: protein MIPFTYGFVGWVTNWLALKMTFYPIQFVGIPPYLGWQGIIPRKAHKMASKSVDVITERLLNIKEVFLKVDPKKAELVFLPALEPSIRYTMREFSDSLDPKLWDMIPEVVREEIYHKVKRESGVTIRKVIRKLQKDIDSLFDVKTLVLKKLSGSNVGLVVELFQEVGAPEFRFIERSGFYFGFLLGLVQMIFMIYFPLNWTLPIQGVIVGYLTNYLALEMIFRPLLPKKFLGIFTYQGLFLKRQTEVSRLYAKLVSEKILTPKNILSELIFGKASKEIIDIIRKEVIHHVDTITFLAKPALYASGKIEEFDAAKERIAVAMADNAVEKSFHLEEYLGSALEIEMMMGDRMAALPPKEFESILRSAFQEDELLLILVGAALGAVVGWFQMVFLV, encoded by the coding sequence ATGATTCCCTTCACGTATGGATTTGTGGGTTGGGTGACCAATTGGCTGGCCCTGAAGATGACTTTCTACCCCATTCAATTTGTCGGAATCCCTCCCTATTTGGGCTGGCAGGGAATCATCCCTCGAAAAGCACATAAAATGGCCAGTAAGTCCGTGGATGTGATCACGGAACGTCTTTTGAATATCAAAGAAGTCTTTTTAAAAGTAGATCCCAAAAAAGCAGAGTTAGTTTTTTTACCTGCACTGGAGCCTAGCATTCGCTATACGATGAGAGAATTTTCGGATAGCCTTGATCCCAAACTTTGGGATATGATTCCTGAAGTCGTTAGAGAAGAAATATATCATAAGGTCAAACGGGAAAGTGGAGTCACGATCAGAAAGGTAATCCGTAAACTCCAAAAGGACATTGATTCCCTTTTTGATGTCAAAACCTTAGTCCTAAAGAAATTATCTGGCAGTAATGTTGGTCTTGTTGTGGAACTATTCCAAGAAGTAGGAGCTCCTGAGTTTCGATTCATTGAAAGGTCAGGATTTTATTTTGGATTTCTTTTGGGACTTGTCCAAATGATTTTTATGATTTATTTTCCCTTAAATTGGACCCTTCCCATCCAAGGTGTGATTGTAGGATATCTTACCAACTACCTTGCTCTTGAGATGATCTTTCGCCCCTTACTCCCGAAAAAGTTTTTAGGAATTTTTACTTACCAAGGTTTATTTTTAAAAAGACAAACAGAAGTTTCTAGACTCTATGCAAAGTTGGTGAGTGAAAAAATTCTAACTCCAAAAAACATTCTCTCAGAATTAATTTTTGGAAAGGCATCCAAAGAGATCATCGACATCATTCGGAAGGAAGTGATCCACCATGTAGATACAATTACTTTCCTTGCAAAACCTGCCCTTTATGCTTCTGGAAAAATCGAAGAGTTTGATGCAGCCAAAGAAAGGATTGCTGTGGCTATGGCAGACAATGCCGTAGAAAAATCATTTCATTTAGAAGAGTATTTAGGATCTGCCTTAGAAATTGAAATGATGATGGGAGATCGAATGGCGGCACTTCCACCCAAAGAATTTGAATCTATTTTAAGATCTGCCTTTCAAGAAGATGAATTGTTATTAATTTTAGTGGGAGCTGCTCTCGGTGCAGTTGTGGGATGGTTTCAAATGGTATTTCTCGTATGA
- a CDS encoding NAD-dependent epimerase/dehydratase family protein, translating to MTKTILITGGSGVLGKELLKELISDYKIIAIGKNYANFPDSIRFHKNFKFYERDLSQIKNPEEFLIPEPIHLILHLAAVVSGAKVTEEVYHQINVNSTKLLVEFAKIKNIPHFGFVSSVSVYGSKEINLNINSERMGTTIYAKTKALAENYILNSGKPYSLFRMASIYGKGTKSFISKLRSLSKLKIYPYISSSRKKSVLHINDATKALVAWTKQTLDGKTPKLVYVFSHPEFVTVNQVIQTFQSLGIINKFLFPVPVGGFFAKILELAFRILAFLKRKPFHGSPLQPLLESVAIHDPSSWENLGIFPERDLRKGLTDYQ from the coding sequence ATGACAAAAACAATTCTCATCACAGGAGGAAGCGGAGTTCTTGGAAAAGAATTATTAAAAGAACTAATCAGCGATTACAAAATCATTGCCATCGGAAAAAACTATGCAAATTTTCCCGATTCAATTCGGTTTCATAAAAATTTTAAATTTTATGAAAGGGATCTTTCTCAAATAAAAAATCCCGAAGAGTTTTTAATTCCAGAACCAATCCATTTGATTTTACATTTAGCGGCCGTAGTTTCTGGGGCAAAAGTCACAGAAGAAGTTTACCACCAAATCAACGTTAATTCTACAAAGTTACTTGTCGAATTTGCTAAAATAAAAAACATTCCTCATTTTGGATTTGTAAGCTCTGTTTCTGTTTATGGATCCAAAGAAATCAATTTAAACATAAACAGCGAAAGGATGGGCACCACCATCTATGCAAAAACCAAAGCCCTAGCGGAAAACTATATCCTAAATTCTGGAAAACCTTATTCGCTTTTTCGAATGGCAAGTATTTATGGGAAAGGAACCAAAAGTTTTATTTCAAAATTACGATCTCTCTCTAAATTAAAGATTTATCCTTATATTTCTTCCTCTCGAAAAAAATCTGTCCTCCATATAAACGATGCAACAAAAGCATTAGTGGCATGGACAAAACAAACATTAGATGGAAAAACCCCGAAACTTGTTTATGTATTCTCTCACCCTGAATTTGTAACCGTAAACCAAGTCATTCAGACATTCCAAAGTTTAGGAATTATAAATAAATTTCTTTTCCCAGTTCCGGTTGGTGGATTCTTTGCAAAAATTCTGGAATTGGCCTTCCGGATTTTGGCCTTCCTCAAAAGGAAACCTTTTCATGGGTCTCCACTCCAACCCTTACTCGAATCGGTGGCCATCCATGATCCTTCTTCTTGGGAAAATTTGGGAATTTTTCCAGAACGAGATTTACGAAAAGGACTCACTGACTATCAATAA
- a CDS encoding ArsR/SmtB family transcription factor, with protein sequence MAQNKKTEFPEKIQKISAFTKLLSHPARLSILEVLAKKQTCVCGEIVEILPLAQSTVSQHLKELKEGGLVKGEVEGTSSCYCIHWENLNLAYQEFSEQIQFLQNYKNQNQGNCCE encoded by the coding sequence ATGGCTCAGAACAAAAAAACAGAATTCCCGGAAAAGATCCAGAAGATCTCAGCCTTTACCAAACTTCTTTCCCATCCTGCAAGACTTTCGATCTTAGAAGTATTGGCAAAAAAACAAACATGTGTTTGTGGAGAAATTGTTGAGATTCTGCCGCTAGCCCAATCCACAGTGTCTCAACATTTGAAAGAACTGAAAGAGGGTGGACTCGTGAAAGGAGAAGTCGAAGGGACTTCCTCTTGTTATTGCATCCACTGGGAAAATTTGAACCTAGCCTATCAGGAATTTTCAGAACAAATCCAATTCCTTCAAAATTACAAAAACCAAAATCAAGGTAACTGTTGTGAATAA
- a CDS encoding arsenate reductase ArsC encodes MNNQKNILILCTGNSCRSQIAEGWMRFYAKEKANVYSAGIETHGVNPKAIATMKEVNIDISNHTSNHINEYKDIQFDFLITVCDHAKENCPYFPSDAKKFHQNFTDPSKKIGTEEEIKKAFAETREEIRKYCESFTNQELQEKTK; translated from the coding sequence GTGAATAACCAAAAAAATATTCTAATTCTTTGTACAGGAAATAGTTGCCGGAGCCAAATTGCCGAAGGTTGGATGCGGTTCTATGCAAAAGAAAAAGCGAATGTGTATAGCGCAGGGATTGAAACTCATGGGGTGAATCCAAAAGCCATCGCTACGATGAAAGAAGTAAACATTGATATTTCAAACCATACTTCAAATCACATCAACGAATACAAAGATATCCAATTTGATTTCCTTATCACCGTCTGTGACCATGCAAAAGAAAATTGTCCTTACTTTCCAAGTGATGCCAAAAAGTTTCATCAAAACTTTACTGATCCTTCCAAAAAAATAGGAACTGAAGAAGAAATTAAAAAAGCTTTTGCAGAAACGAGAGAAGAAATTCGAAAATATTGCGAATCGTTTACAAACCAGGAATTACAGGAGAAAACAAAATGA
- a CDS encoding DUF6428 family protein, producing the protein MKTLTWKDFTTSLDLYPELHLKFEYGENKKIFPNYHITEFKLAKIQSVDCGGKSDSWFEIILQVLEPKVEGDTESMTLAKVNSILKKVNGSMDIPNDATLRIEFGNTETAMRQYFVSEMLPKENSFVIQLKDGKTECKASVSCGLPKDVVTFPKLEKSSSACCSPKSKENVEEPAGCC; encoded by the coding sequence ATGAAAACACTTACTTGGAAGGACTTTACAACCAGTTTGGACCTCTATCCAGAACTACATCTAAAATTTGAATATGGTGAAAATAAAAAGATATTTCCGAATTATCATATCACTGAGTTCAAACTAGCAAAAATTCAATCTGTAGATTGTGGTGGGAAATCAGATTCTTGGTTTGAAATCATTTTACAAGTGTTAGAACCAAAAGTGGAAGGAGATACCGAATCCATGACTCTTGCCAAAGTAAATTCCATTCTAAAAAAAGTAAATGGCTCTATGGATATTCCGAATGATGCTACATTACGAATCGAATTTGGAAATACCGAAACAGCAATGAGGCAATACTTTGTGTCCGAGATGTTACCCAAGGAAAATTCCTTTGTCATCCAGTTGAAAGATGGAAAAACAGAATGTAAGGCAAGTGTCAGTTGCGGATTGCCAAAAGATGTGGTTACTTTCCCTAAATTAGAAAAATCCAGTTCTGCTTGTTGTTCCCCGAAATCTAAAGAAAATGTAGAGGAACCAGCAGGTTGTTGTTAG
- a CDS encoding sensor domain-containing diguanylate cyclase — translation MENSSNSTLEKILKLQTELTASKPDIPFLLDLITLRAKEITNSDGAVFELVEGEDLVYRAASGMGEKQIGLRIPVKGSFSGLSLQSKETLYCADSEMDDRVNRDACRRVGLRSMIVLPLYSDSEVLGVLKVHSAVVDYYTTNETYVLNMLSGTMAAILHNAYRWAEREKSLQSMAYLASHDALTGVYNRSAFYDYLRRGLHRVQDDPSFLTVALFDLDGLKIVNDTHGHAAGDFYISKFASRFSHLLQHQDVFARLGGDEFGLIMIHHESKESTLGHLKNLTKMVEGEVQFDTTKLEIKTSMGLSFSPEDGTEPETLMAIADSRMYEHKRSKKAG, via the coding sequence ATGGAAAACTCCTCTAATTCAACATTAGAAAAAATATTAAAACTCCAAACAGAATTAACAGCATCCAAACCAGATATTCCTTTTCTTTTAGATCTCATCACTCTTCGAGCCAAAGAGATCACAAACTCTGATGGGGCTGTATTCGAACTTGTCGAAGGTGAAGATTTAGTTTATCGAGCAGCAAGTGGAATGGGAGAAAAACAAATTGGACTTAGGATTCCAGTCAAGGGAAGTTTTTCTGGTTTAAGTCTACAATCTAAAGAAACGTTATATTGTGCTGATTCCGAAATGGATGATCGGGTCAATAGAGATGCTTGCCGCAGAGTGGGCCTTCGTTCCATGATCGTACTTCCTTTGTATTCTGATTCTGAGGTTCTCGGTGTTTTAAAAGTACATAGTGCTGTAGTCGATTATTATACAACTAACGAAACTTATGTGCTAAATATGTTGTCGGGAACTATGGCTGCTATTTTGCACAATGCATACCGTTGGGCAGAAAGAGAAAAAAGCCTTCAATCTATGGCCTACCTTGCCAGTCACGATGCCCTCACTGGTGTTTACAATCGTTCTGCTTTTTATGATTATTTGAGAAGGGGACTACATAGAGTCCAAGATGATCCATCTTTTCTAACAGTTGCTCTTTTTGATTTGGATGGTTTAAAAATTGTGAATGATACCCATGGTCATGCCGCAGGAGATTTTTATATTTCTAAGTTTGCCAGTCGTTTTTCCCATTTGCTCCAACACCAGGATGTATTTGCGAGGCTCGGCGGTGATGAATTCGGTCTCATTATGATCCACCACGAGTCAAAGGAGTCTACCTTAGGACATTTGAAAAACCTAACCAAAATGGTGGAAGGAGAAGTTCAGTTTGATACCACCAAATTGGAAATCAAAACCAGTATGGGCCTCTCCTTTTCTCCCGAAGATGGAACAGAACCGGAAACCTTAATGGCAATTGCTGATAGCCGTATGTATGAACACAAACGGTCTAAAAAAGCTGGATAA
- a CDS encoding DUF6962 family protein, with amino-acid sequence MVFSTFLSDLVLSLVSLAMAYRFVGKSSIPSRSALYGFAIIGISAGLGSIHFLGINTLDSIYRFFVGLSGCVGVPLLGLAFFHFTFRSLSEKTFFLFIAVAFLLYLAFSYLYPLGIYSTVVGGIAMFIILISSLVRFPRKSNAAVMGIIGSVLFIVAGLVIGTKGSTGSILNVDIFHILLAIANYCIAEGIKKLS; translated from the coding sequence ATGGTTTTCTCAACATTTCTTTCGGACTTAGTCCTATCCTTAGTTTCCCTGGCGATGGCTTACCGGTTCGTCGGAAAGTCTTCCATTCCCTCTCGATCTGCACTCTATGGATTTGCCATCATTGGAATTTCTGCAGGGCTCGGATCGATTCACTTTCTCGGGATAAACACACTCGATTCTATCTATCGTTTTTTTGTGGGATTGTCGGGATGTGTAGGTGTTCCTCTTTTAGGGTTGGCGTTCTTTCACTTCACTTTTCGTTCTTTGTCGGAAAAAACTTTTTTCCTTTTCATTGCTGTCGCCTTTCTTCTTTACTTAGCTTTCTCTTATCTCTATCCACTAGGTATTTATTCGACAGTTGTTGGTGGAATTGCAATGTTCATCATTCTTATCAGCTCTCTTGTTCGATTTCCTAGAAAATCAAATGCAGCAGTGATGGGAATCATCGGTTCTGTTTTGTTTATTGTTGCAGGTCTAGTGATTGGTACTAAAGGATCAACGGGTTCTATTCTGAACGTTGATATCTTCCATATCTTACTTGCAATTGCCAATTACTGCATAGCAGAGGGAATCAAAAAATTAAGCTAG
- a CDS encoding PAS domain S-box protein, producing MIPPSNAKGEDKNHKLILRQMETLGKLGHWEVDFVAQTLHWSEGVFHILEMDPSDMPVDLEKGFLSVHPDDRERAVKHMQEVLETGIDYDLECRLITTTGKVKIIHSLADVVRNEKNEPLQIVGIFQDITEQREAYQNLLQKEMRLSSILQSEPECVKVVSPDGILVEMNPAGLQMIEADHLEDALGQKVENLVYPEDLVFYQSLHKNALQGIQSSARFRIIGFKGTQRWMESTAVPLTNQTGEIISVLSVTRDISEKVIAEENLIRTKQNQEALINSTSDLVWSLDSNFRLIAANQAFLDVMGFLLGTIAKEGDSVLILNQGEAFYEKWKGYYERGLSGETFKSYERFISPITGKEEHREVFFNPIKNGNKQISGLACFSKDITDLIVKRMELASSEKRYRALVENGADAIAILSTNGNPKYVSPSITKVLGYSELEALDMNLFDIIHPDDIPKIKNRLEEVVTLPEGNSLPSHNFRVKHRNGSWRWLESTITNLMDDESIGGIVDNFHDVTERVVQITAIQTQNEKLKAIAWTQSHVVRNPLAKLMGIVDLIKTGTLSPTEERKSLDHLIESAKELDEIIQDIVLKSQRVIVP from the coding sequence ATAATCCCTCCTTCAAATGCAAAAGGAGAAGACAAAAATCACAAACTCATACTTCGTCAGATGGAAACCTTGGGGAAACTCGGGCATTGGGAAGTAGACTTCGTGGCTCAAACTTTACATTGGTCAGAAGGTGTGTTTCATATTTTGGAAATGGATCCTTCTGACATGCCTGTGGACTTAGAAAAAGGATTTTTATCTGTCCATCCAGATGACCGCGAACGTGCTGTCAAACATATGCAGGAAGTTTTAGAAACGGGAATCGATTACGATTTAGAATGTAGGCTCATCACCACTACAGGCAAAGTAAAAATCATTCATTCCCTTGCTGATGTGGTTCGAAACGAAAAAAATGAACCCTTACAAATTGTTGGAATTTTCCAAGACATCACCGAACAAAGAGAAGCTTATCAAAATCTTTTACAAAAAGAAATGAGACTAAGTTCCATCTTACAATCAGAACCAGAATGTGTGAAAGTAGTTTCTCCAGATGGGATTCTTGTTGAGATGAATCCTGCCGGTTTACAAATGATCGAAGCAGACCATCTAGAAGATGCATTGGGTCAGAAAGTAGAAAACTTAGTGTATCCAGAAGATTTAGTATTTTATCAATCCTTACATAAAAATGCTCTCCAGGGAATTCAGTCCAGTGCACGATTTCGAATCATTGGTTTTAAAGGAACACAACGTTGGATGGAAAGTACAGCAGTTCCTCTCACCAATCAAACGGGAGAAATTATCTCTGTGCTTAGTGTCACACGTGATATTTCCGAAAAAGTGATCGCTGAAGAAAATCTAATTCGTACCAAACAAAATCAAGAAGCACTCATCAATAGTACTTCCGATTTGGTATGGTCACTCGACTCTAACTTCCGTTTGATTGCTGCAAACCAAGCCTTTTTGGATGTGATGGGATTTCTTCTTGGGACAATTGCCAAAGAAGGGGATTCTGTTCTGATTCTAAACCAAGGAGAAGCCTTCTATGAAAAATGGAAGGGTTATTATGAAAGAGGATTATCTGGAGAAACTTTTAAATCATATGAAAGATTCATTAGTCCCATTACAGGTAAAGAGGAACATCGCGAAGTATTTTTTAATCCTATCAAAAATGGAAACAAACAAATTTCAGGCCTTGCTTGTTTTTCCAAAGACATTACCGATTTGATAGTAAAACGAATGGAGCTTGCTTCGAGCGAAAAACGTTACCGAGCCCTCGTAGAAAATGGGGCAGATGCCATCGCCATACTTAGCACAAATGGTAATCCTAAATATGTTTCCCCTTCCATTACAAAAGTTTTAGGATACTCGGAATTGGAAGCATTGGATATGAATTTGTTTGATATCATCCATCCCGATGACATTCCCAAAATCAAAAATCGTTTGGAAGAGGTTGTGACACTTCCGGAAGGAAACTCTCTTCCAAGTCATAATTTCAGAGTCAAACATCGGAATGGTTCTTGGCGTTGGTTGGAATCTACGATCACCAACTTAATGGATGATGAGAGTATTGGTGGGATCGTAGATAATTTTCATGATGTGACCGAACGAGTTGTTCAGATTACGGCCATCCAAACCCAAAACGAAAAACTAAAAGCCATTGCTTGGACCCAGTCTCATGTGGTGCGAAATCCTTTGGCCAAACTTATGGGGATTGTGGATTTGATCAAAACGGGCACTTTGTCTCCTACGGAAGAGCGAAAAAGCCTGGACCATCTCATCGAATCAGCAAAGGAACTAGACGAAATCATCCAAGACATTGTGCTAAAATCGCAAAGAGTCATAGTTCCTTGA
- a CDS encoding SCO family protein, protein MIISNRLFFWFVFICISNTISCGWFYREDGEKDSKLTFFDTPKKDTLPYFRGRDLESFWMDKNLKPSDARKVDTFTFKNQLDENISESHFKDKVTIVSFFFAKCHGLCPNIIRNLKFVQSEIAKSKDIQIVSYSVTPDLDTPPELKKFAEEKGIHSRYWNLVTGDREEIFKIARNTFQADTNTTNKNATKDFVHSEQIFLIDKDLYFRGIYNGNRSESIKTMLEDIKILTKESVVAK, encoded by the coding sequence ATGATCATTTCCAATCGTCTATTCTTCTGGTTCGTTTTTATATGTATCTCCAATACCATTTCTTGTGGTTGGTTCTATCGAGAAGATGGAGAAAAAGATTCTAAGTTAACATTCTTTGATACTCCTAAAAAAGATACTCTGCCATATTTTCGTGGTCGCGATTTGGAATCTTTTTGGATGGATAAAAATCTAAAACCTTCTGATGCGCGAAAGGTAGACACCTTCACGTTTAAAAATCAACTCGATGAGAACATCAGTGAATCACATTTTAAAGACAAAGTGACAATCGTATCATTTTTTTTTGCTAAATGCCATGGCCTTTGTCCCAATATCATTCGAAATTTAAAATTTGTACAATCTGAAATTGCAAAATCTAAGGACATTCAAATTGTCTCTTACTCAGTGACTCCAGATTTGGACACTCCTCCTGAATTGAAAAAATTTGCAGAAGAAAAGGGGATTCATTCCCGTTATTGGAATTTGGTCACAGGAGATAGAGAGGAAATTTTTAAAATTGCACGAAATACATTCCAAGCCGACACAAATACAACAAATAAAAATGCTACTAAAGACTTTGTTCATTCAGAACAAATTTTTCTAATAGATAAGGATTTATACTTTCGCGGAATTTATAATGGAAATCGAAGTGAGTCTATCAAAACAATGTTAGAAGATATCAAAATTCTCACTAAGGAATCTGTTGTAGCTAAATAA
- a CDS encoding toxin-antitoxin system YwqK family antitoxin has protein sequence MKLKQIPIFIFLLTSLLHCGEVVMDNDPEISLGLESTYYYKGQKFSGKMKSIHPNGTIRITSFWNGLEDGPTIDIFPDGQTSAEYFYKQGKRTGIHRGWYENGKARFQYSYQDDLAVGDHWEWHDDGRVYRYAKFENGINVGTKVWRKDGKIYSNYTYSPERLFGVVGSKLCFKLKGDETNKKTVINP, from the coding sequence GTGAAACTAAAACAAATTCCTATTTTTATCTTCCTACTTACCTCTCTACTCCATTGTGGAGAGGTAGTCATGGATAACGATCCTGAAATCAGTCTTGGTTTAGAAAGTACCTATTACTACAAAGGCCAGAAGTTCTCAGGGAAAATGAAATCAATCCATCCGAATGGAACCATTCGTATCACATCTTTTTGGAACGGCCTTGAAGACGGACCAACGATTGATATTTTTCCCGATGGCCAAACCAGTGCTGAGTATTTTTATAAACAAGGAAAACGGACCGGTATTCATCGAGGTTGGTATGAAAATGGCAAAGCTAGATTCCAATATTCCTATCAAGATGATCTAGCCGTAGGAGATCATTGGGAATGGCATGATGATGGAAGGGTCTATCGGTATGCTAAGTTTGAAAATGGAATCAATGTTGGGACTAAAGTTTGGCGTAAAGATGGAAAAATTTATTCCAATTATACCTATTCGCCTGAAAGATTATTCGGAGTGGTAGGTTCTAAACTTTGTTTTAAACTCAAAGGTGACGAAACAAATAAAAAAACAGTAATCAATCCATGA
- a CDS encoding YHYH protein, whose amino-acid sequence MFSNDFIEIPKQFKNKLYIRISVRMFFPMFKKTLSLAFVFVFSMNCAGEKKETDLTSFALLGLLSSSSSYTGTCTTTFGAGVPNWIQTSFTCVTVSVSGSNYVFKFNSLPTYKSIYWGSSSAGYESTMYVNSGQANAKNPNLIKSQNYTLTVPMDNQNTTATTSSFGMIGVSTNGIAIYNDQAAPGDSLSTEYYTFDSSQGHPTNTGAYHYHVEPPKISNNDSNLVGIAQDGYLIFGKKHNAITTGLTTGFTLGGANSSTKCTDAGSSTAVPTTWAGATNYNTTKTTNTGHHYHVNNGTEVNGILLSGKLIGAGGSAN is encoded by the coding sequence TTGTTTTCTAATGATTTTATCGAAATTCCTAAACAATTCAAAAATAAACTTTACATACGAATTTCTGTTCGTATGTTTTTCCCTATGTTTAAAAAAACATTATCTTTAGCGTTTGTTTTTGTTTTCTCTATGAACTGTGCCGGTGAAAAAAAAGAAACCGACCTAACTTCATTCGCACTACTTGGACTTCTCAGTAGTTCCTCCAGTTATACGGGAACTTGTACAACAACCTTTGGGGCGGGAGTTCCTAATTGGATTCAGACAAGTTTCACATGTGTGACGGTGTCTGTTAGTGGATCCAACTATGTTTTTAAGTTTAACTCACTGCCAACATACAAAAGTATTTATTGGGGTTCGTCTAGTGCGGGTTACGAATCTACTATGTATGTGAACTCAGGCCAGGCAAATGCCAAAAATCCCAATTTAATCAAATCACAAAATTATACCTTAACCGTTCCTATGGATAACCAAAATACAACCGCAACAACTTCAAGTTTTGGTATGATTGGAGTTTCTACGAATGGTATTGCCATCTACAATGACCAAGCAGCTCCTGGAGACTCTCTTTCTACTGAGTATTATACATTTGATTCCTCACAAGGACATCCTACGAATACTGGTGCCTACCATTACCATGTAGAACCACCAAAAATTTCCAATAACGATAGTAACTTAGTTGGGATCGCACAAGATGGGTATTTGATTTTTGGAAAAAAACATAATGCGATAACGACAGGTCTGACAACTGGATTTACATTAGGTGGTGCAAATAGTAGCACAAAGTGTACGGATGCTGGTTCCAGTACTGCTGTGCCAACCACTTGGGCAGGGGCAACGAATTACAATACAACCAAAACGACTAACACGGGTCATCATTATCATGTGAATAATGGGACAGAGGTCAATGGTATCCTTCTTTCTGGTAAACTCATCGGAGCAGGCGGGTCCGCAAACTAA
- a CDS encoding GNAT family N-acetyltransferase: MNQNFTIRVVETIDPNSKQCSDHLWEEIQNRYGFQAPNPMDFQDFLPPQGRFFIAEHSATGEVMGSVAYTKFNDLQCELDAVYVFPKFRKNSIAKSLLSELEKQAQIDGYSSIILRAGAPQPEALALYKNFGFKEIPAFGKWVSDPTAICFEKKIIL, encoded by the coding sequence ATGAATCAAAATTTTACCATTCGAGTCGTCGAAACCATAGATCCAAACTCCAAACAATGTTCGGATCATCTCTGGGAGGAAATCCAAAATCGATACGGTTTCCAAGCACCCAATCCAATGGATTTCCAAGATTTTTTACCTCCCCAAGGTAGGTTTTTCATCGCTGAACATTCCGCGACAGGTGAAGTTATGGGATCAGTCGCTTATACAAAGTTCAATGATTTACAATGCGAGTTGGATGCAGTTTATGTATTTCCCAAGTTTCGAAAGAATAGCATCGCTAAATCTTTGTTAAGCGAATTAGAAAAACAAGCCCAAATCGACGGTTATTCTTCTATCATCCTCCGAGCGGGCGCACCACAACCGGAAGCTCTTGCATTATACAAAAACTTTGGATTCAAAGAAATTCCCGCATTTGGTAAATGGGTATCAGATCCTACGGCCATTTGTTTTGAGAAAAAAATAATTCTCTAA